Proteins found in one Candidatus Brocadia sp. genomic segment:
- a CDS encoding DUF433 domain-containing protein — MEIAPRISVDEKVRFGKPVITGTRVPVDLILGKLAGGMTYEEVMAEYEITREDILAVLDYAAKTLSSEEIRAVS, encoded by the coding sequence ATGGAAATAGCTCCAAGAATCAGTGTCGATGAGAAAGTCCGTTTTGGCAAACCTGTCATTACAGGGACACGAGTTCCTGTAGATCTTATTCTTGGTAAACTGGCAGGCGGCATGACTTATGAAGAAGTTATGGCTGAATATGAGATTACACGTGAAGATATATTAGCAGTTCTCGATTACGCAGCCAAGACCTTGTCAAGTGAAGAAATACGGGCAGTAAGTTAA